DNA from Gemmatimonadaceae bacterium:
CGTGGGCAATCTACGTGCGGTGTCATGGATCAGACGCGGCTCCGCAGCAACACGTCGAGGCGCGTGGCAATCACGTGCGCGGCGTCGGGCCGCGCACGGCGCAGCGCGCCCTCGGTGAGCTCGCGGCGGCGTGCGGGGTTGGAACTCAGGCTCTGCACGAAGGCATTGAGGGCGGCCGGCGTGGCCTCCCTTTCCGAAATCCACGCGGCGGCCCCGGCGTCGCCGAGCGCGCGAGCGTTGGCCGTCTGGTGATCGGCCGCCGCCGTCGGTAACGGGACCAGGTACATGGGGATGCCCCACGCGCACAACTCGGCGGTGATCGAGCCGGCGCGCGACACGGCCACGTCGGCGGCCGCGTATGCCTCCGCGATCGGGGCGAGATACGGCCGCACGCGTACCGTCGACGATTCGCGGCCCGCATGGCCTGTGTAGTGTGCCTTGCCCGTTCCCCAGATCACGCCGACTCCTGGCGGCAGCCCACCGGCGATCCAGGCGTCAACGAGCGCATTGAGGGCAGCCGACCCCTGTGAGCCACCGACCACCAGCGCGACGGTCGTCACCGTCGCATCGAAGCCCCACTCGGCACGGGCAGCGCCGCGATCCGGGCGCGGCGCCGGCGGTGGTTCGATCGGGTTGCCCACGTCGATCACGCGTTCGCGTACCTGCCCAGGCAAGCGCCTGGCAACCTCCGGAAAGCTGGCGTAGATCTCGCGGGCCCATCGGGAGAACCAGACGACGGTCTTGCCGGGGAAGGCATTGGATTCCTGCAGCACAAACGGAATGCCGCGCACGCGCGCATACGCCAGCGTCGCGCTCGACGCGTAGCCTCCGGTGGCCACGACCAGGCGCGGACGTTCGCTGGCCGCGAGTCCGGCAACGGTGCGCCAGCCACTCACGAGGCCACGCAGCGTCGCCACATTGCGCCACGGCGCCGCGCGGTAGAGCGGATACAGGTCGAGCAACGTGTGCGGGAATCCGGTCGACGGGAGGACATCCCGCTCCAGTCCGCGCCGGGCCCCAATGAAGTGCGGCTCCACGTCCGGCCGGACCTGCACGAGCGCGCGTGCGATCGCCAGCGCCGGATACAGGTGTCCGCCCGTTCCGCCTCCGGTAAAGAAGACCCGCACTCAGCTCGCGCCGGCCGAAGGGTCCGTGGCCGCCGCGCCGTAGATGCGCTCGCGGGCGCTGCCGATGTTCACCAGGATGCCGGTCACCAGAAAGGTCAGCACCAGGTTCGAGCGGCCATTCGAGAAGAAGGGCAGCGTGAGGCCGGTGTTGGGCAACAGGTCGATGACCACGCCGAGGTGGACATAGGCCGTGATCGCGACCATGCACGTGAGGCCGAGGGCAACGAGTCGGAGGAACGGCGTTCGCGCCTGGCGCGCGATGCGGAAGCCAAGCCACGTGTACAACCCGAACGCGAGAATCACCAGCGTGAACCCGATGAACCCCCATTCTTCACCAATGGTCGACGCAATGAAGTCGTCCATGCCCATCGGGACCCAACCGTACTGTTGCCGCCCGCTGCCAAATCCGGTCCCCATGAAGCCACCCGAGCCGACCGCAATCAGCGACTGATACTGCTGGTCGGTGAGCTGCTGCGGCGCCTTGTCGGACCCGATGAAGGACCAGATTCGTGCCAGCGCGTAGTGGCGCTTCTGCAGCTCGTGCCAAAGGATCGGGGCCGCGAGCACACCGACGGCGATGAAGTGCCCGATGCGCACGTTGGCCGCGAACAGAACGATGCCCATGAGCAGCACGAACATCATCCCCATCGACAGGTCGGGCTGCACGAATGCGACGGCCGCCAGCACGCCGACCACACCGAGGAAGGCGGGCAGGCCCTTCGACAACCGGCGCATACGCTGCTCTCCCTTGCGAAGCACCAGCATCGCGGTCCAGACGACCACCGCGATCTTGGCGAACTCCGCCGGCTGCACGGAGCCGTTGAGCAGGAAGCGGCGCGAACCGAGAATCTGGCGGCCCACGCCGGGAATCAGGGTCGCGATCATGAGCACGATCGCCGTGATCATCATGGGCCACGCCCACTTCTCGAAGCGCTGCGCATCGACCTTGGCGGCAATCGCGAAGACGACGACGCCCGCCAGCACGCCGGTCAGCTGCTGGAAGAAGTAGGTGGTGGCCGGAAGCCCCTTCTGCAGGGCAACGAGCGCGCTCGCGCTGAACAGCGTGGCGAGGCCCAGGGCGGTGAGGATCGCGGTGACGAGCACGAGGGCGCGAGCTTCCGCGCTCATCGCCCAGCGGTCACGATGGGACGTGCCGCTCATGGCCGGCCCAACTCCGCCGCCTGCGCAAAGGCGCGGCCCCGCTCTTCGTAGTTGTTGAACATGTCGTAGGACGAGCAGGCGGGAGACAGCAGGATGGCGTCTCCCCGGTGCGCCAGTTGGTGCGCCCGGCGCGTGACGGCATGAAAATCCCCCGTGACCTGTTCCACCGGGGCGTTGCCCTGCAGGTCCCGCAGGATCAGCGGCGCAGCTTCACCATAGGCAATGACGTGGCGACAGTGCCTGGCGATGCCAGCGAGGAGTGCGGTGTACGGCTCGCCCTTGTGGCGGCCACCGAGCAGCAGCACGGTGGGGCGCGTCATGCTCTCCAGGGCGACCAGCGCGCTCGCCACGTTGGTGGCCTTGGAGTCGTTGATCCATTGCACACCGTCGAACTCGCCCACCGGCGCCAGGCGATGCGGCATCGGCTGGAACGAGGAGAGCCCCGCCGCGAGCTTCGCGCGCGCCCCGATGGAGCCGTGTGTGTCGGACGCCGCGATCACCGCGAGCGCGGCGGCGAGGGCGTTGGCCACGTTGTGGACGCCGAGCAGGTGCAGATCCCGCCTGGCTAACAGCGGCTCATCGGCCACGATCAGCTCGTCATGCCGACGATCGAGGAACGCGTCGCCGAGTCGACCCGCGGCGCTGAACCGCAGCACGGTGCCGGGCACGCCATCGATCATCGCGAGCGAGGCGGGATCATCGGCGTTGATGACCCAACGCGATCCGCGTCCGCCGTTGCGAAACAGGAGCGCCTTGTCTGCATAATACGCCTCGAGCGAGGCGTATCGGTCGAGATGATCCGGTGCAAGGTTCGTGAGCACACCGACCACCGGCGCCAGCGCCGGTGTGTCGTGCAGCTGGAACGACGACATCTCGAGCGCGATCCAGGCTGGCTGCACCTCGCGGATCGCGACGTCGCAGAGCGCCAGCCCGATGTTGCCCGCAGCCTCGGCGTCTTCCCCAATCGCGCGCAACAAGTGCGCGATGAGCGCGGTCACGGTCGTCTTGCCGTTGGTCCCCGTCACCGCGATGATGCGCGTATTCGGCAGCGCCGAGAGGCCGACCTCCACCTCACTCACGACCTCCACGCCGGCATCGCGCGCGCGCACGAGCGGCGGCGCATCGGGAGGGACGCCCGGACTCGCCACGACGACGCGGGCCCCCGCGATGCGATCAAGATCGTGGCGTCCCGTGTCAGCCTCGGCGCCGGCCGCGCGCACCTGGGCCGCGCGCTCGCGAGTCGACGGCGCATCGGCCGCATCGGACGCGTAGACCTTCGCCCCGTGGCGCGCGAGCAGCAGCGACGCGGCTGCGCCGCTCTTGCCGAGTCCCACCACCGCAACCTCGCCCAGGGTCCAGTCGCGCATCGGCGTCACCGCAGCTTGAGCGTGGCCAGCGCGACGAAGGCGCAGAAGATCCCGAGGATCCAGAACCGCACCACGACCTGTGACTCCTTCCAGCCCTTGAGTTCGAAATGATGGTGGACCGGCGCACGCAGAAAGACCCGGTTCGCCTTCGCGTACTCGACGCCAAACCGGGCCTTGCGGTACTTGAACATGGTCCGCTGGAGGATCACCGACACGGTCTCCATCGCGAACACACCGCCCACGAACAGCAGGAGAAACTCGCTCTTCAGCAGCACGGCGATCGCGCCCAGCGCGCCGCCGAGCGCGAGCGAGCCGGTGTCTCCCATGAAGACCTGGGCCGGATACGTGTTGTACCACAGGAACCCGATACACGCACCGACCATCGACAGGCAGAAGATGGTCAGTTCGCCGGACCCGCGCAGGTAGAATAGTTGCAGGTAGGCGCTCGCGTCGATGCGACCCATCACGTAGGCGAAGAAGGCGAACGTGGTGATCGCAATCGCGCAGAGCCCCGCGGCCAGGCCGTCGAGGCCGTCAGTGAGGTTCACCGAGTTGGAAACGCCGGTGATGATGAACGTCACCCACGGCACGTAGATCCATCCGAGGCCCACGGTGAGCGGCACCAGCAGCACGTTCTTGAGGAACGGGATCGTGGTGGACGCGCCGGGGAGGTCGGACACGGGCCAGAGCCAGAGGATGAGCGCCAGCAGGAAGCCGATGCCCACCTGCCCGGCGAGCTTGTAGCGCTCCACCAGCCCTTCGTTCTTCTTGCCTTCCCGCTTCTGTTTGAGCTTGAGGTAGTCGTCGAGGAATCCGATGCCGCCCATCCACACGGTGACGAGCAGCGCCAGCGCGACGTAGCGCTGGTTGTCGAACCGCGCCCAGAGCAGCGTGGGGATGACGCCGCAGGCCAGGATGATCAGGCCACCCATGGTCGGCGTGTCACCCTTGGCCTGGTGCGTGTCGGGTGTGCCCTCGCGCACCACCTGCCGCACCCGCAGCGCCTGCAGGCGGCGGATGAGGGGCGGCCCGAACACGAACGTGAGGAGCAGCGCGGTGACCGCCGCCGCCGCCGCTCGCACCGAGATGTAGGTGATGAGCCGCAGGGGCGGAACGTCGTCGAGGAACCGGCTGAGCAGGAAATAGAGCAAGGCGTGATGTGGTCGGCGGTCCAATCAGTGTGCGGCGGCCGGTTCCACCGGCACTCCCGCGCGCTCCTGCAATCTCGGTACGAGTCGTTCCAGGCGCGTGCCCCGCGATCCCTTGAGGAGCACCAGCGCATCGGGTGGCAGTCGCGTGGCGAGCAGCGGCCACGCCGCCTCCGCATCGGTCGCGGAGATGACGCGGGGGTCGCCAGGTGCCACGCGAGCGAACGCGTGCACAAACTCTCCAATGCCAACGATCACCCGGGCGCGTCCGGCGAGGGCGCGACGCGCAATGTCGTCGTGCAGGTCCGGTCCCTGCGGGCCCAGCTCCAGCATGGATCCCAGCACCACCACGCGCGGCCGTTCGGTCGCGATCGCGTCGAGTGTCGCCAGCGCCTCGCGGGCTGACGCAGGGTTCGCGTTGTAGGCATCATTGAGCACGAGGAACGGCCCGATGGTTTCGAGGGCGCTCCGCATCGACGGCGGCCTGAGCGCGGCCATGCCGGCGGCGGCGTCCTCGTCGGCGATGCCGCACGCCCGCGCCACGGCCACGGCAAGCAACGCATTCCGCAGGTTGTGGAGGCCGACGAACGGCACCGACACCCTCACCTCGGCGAGCGTGAACCAGCCGCGCGCCTCGTCGTCGAGCCCCCACGCGGTCGGGCGCACGTCACCCGCGTCGAGCCCCGCCGCGATCACGCGACCGGCCCGCCCACGCGCCGCGTCCACGACCTCGGGCTGCGATGCCGGTGCCACCGCGAGTGGCACGCCGGCAAACACCGCACTCTCCTCGGCAAGCACGCCGGCCAGCGACCCGAGACCCTCGAGGTGCTCCTCCCCGATGCTGGTGACCACCGCCACGTCGGGACCAACGATGGCCTGCAAGGTTGCGACTTCTCCTGGATGATTCGTCCCGATCTCGACCACGGCGACGTCCGCGTGGTCCGGAATGGCGAGCAGCGTCAGCGGAACGCCGATGTGGTTGTTCAGGTTGCCCCGGGTCGCATGCACCGAGAGGCGGCCGCCGAGGGCCCCGGCAATGAGCTCACGGGTGCTGGTCTTGCCATTGCTGCCCGCGACCGCGATCACGGTGCCACCCCACACGCGCCGCCGAAACGACGCGAGTGCTCCGAGCGCTGCGGTGGTATCCCTGACGACGCAGGCGGGCACGCCGTGCCCTGCGACCGACCTCGGGTCGGATACCACGAGCGCCGACGCGCCCCGCGCCACCACGTCGCTCACGAACGCGTGGCCGTCAAAGTGGTCTCCACGGAGGGCAACGAAGACGTCGCCAGGCGCCAGCGTGCGCGAGTCCGTATGCACGCGCGCAAGCGGCGTGCTGCCGCGCGGGATTGCCCCCTGCCGCTCTGACTGCAACGCGGCCGCCAATCGATCCAGGGTCCAGAAGCTCACGCGCGCCTCTCACTGACGAGTTCCTGCACGATCGCCTTCTCGTCGAAGGCGTGCGACGTTGTACCGCGAATCTGATACGTCTCGTGTCCCTTGCCCGCGAGTACCACCAGGTCGTCCGGCCCGGCCTCTTCCAGCGCTCGCGCGATCGCCGCGCGGCGATCCTCGATACGCAGGTGATCTCGCCGCGTCATGCCCGCCTCGATCTCGTCGAGAATGCGCTCGGGGTCTTCGGTCCGGGGATTGTCGCTGGTGAGGATCACGAGATCGGCCTTGCGCTCGGCGATACCGCCCATGATCGGGCGCTTGCCGCGATCGCGATCCCCGCCGCACCCGAAGACCACGATGAGCCGCTGCGGGGCAAACGGGCGGACGGCATCGAGCGCACGCTCCATGGCATCGGGCTTGTGGGCGTAGTCACGCAGCACCGCGGGGCGTTCGAGCACGCGTTCGAGACGCCCGGGTACCTGCGGCAGGGTGCTCAGGCGTTCGGCAATGCAGGCCAGCGGAATACCGATCGCCCACGCAGCGGCCGCGGCGCCGAGCGCATTGGCCACGTTGAAGTCACCAATCAGCGGGAGCTGTACGGGACGTGTTTCGCCGCCGGCGGTGAGCATCCACGACGATCCGCCCGGCCCGAAGCGCATCTCGCGCGCCGAGACCTCCGGCGCGCCGGCACCGAATCCATAGCGCACCACACGCGGCGCCGCAGGGAGTGCCGACCACGCGTCATCATCCGCGTTCACCACCACGGCCCCACCCGGCGCGACGAGCGAGACCAGGCGCGCCTTCGCGGCGAGGTACGCCTCCATGGTCGCGTGGTAGTCGAGGTGATCGCGCGAAAGGTTGGTGAAGACGGCGGCGGTGAACGCTACCCCGTCAACGCGTCGCTGGTCGAGCGCGTGTGACGAGGCCTCCATCGCCACATCCCGCACGCCGGCGTCGACGAGCGCGCGGAGTACGCGCTGCAGCTCAATGGGGCCCGGCGTTGTGAGTCCCTGCCCACCAGGCCACGGAGTGCCCTCACCGCCGATAAGCACGCCCAGCGTCCCGATCGACGCCGCGCGACCGATCACCCCGTCCAGCAGGTGGCGTAGCATGGACACGGTGGTCGTCTTGCCGCTGGTGCCCGTCACCCCAACGACGCGCAGCCAGCGCGCGGGGAAGCCGTACGCCGCGGCTCCCACCACGGCCGCCGCCTGGCGCGAATCGCGCACGAGCAGCGCGGGCCCGGAGACCCCCGTCGCATCCTCGACGATCGCCAGCCCCATCCCACGCTCGGAGGCATCGCGCAACCAGTGGTGCCCGTCGGCGACGCTGCCACGCACGGCGACAAAGGCCCAGCCGGGGCGGACGGCGCGGCTGTCATCGCTTACGCCAGCGATCTCCACCGGCAGCGTCCCCTGCACACCTACGAGCAGTCCGGCCTCGTGCAGCGCCAGTCGCAGCCCCTCACCGCTGCACAGCGCGCTCATGGCCGGGTGAGCCTGACGAGTGATCCGGCCTTCACCTCCCGTCCTGCCGGCGGCTGGGTCAGACTGCCGCTCCCGGGGACGAGCACGACGGCGAGCCCGGCGCGGTGCAGCACGCGCACGGCCACGCGCGTGGGCAGCCCGTGGACATCGGGCACCTGTACCGGTCGCGACGGTTGGGTGCCGCGCGTGGGCGGTTTTCGCAGGTCGATGGACACCGACGGCACGAGATCGGGCGTCGGAGTCGAGTCGACCAGCGGCACTGCGGGGAGCGCGTCGACCGTGTCCGGCTGCACCGTGTCCCGCGGCACGGAGCCTGATGACTCCACCTCGCCAGGAATCGGGTCGACCTCGCGGCGCTGTGCGGCGAGCTGCGTCCAGTCGAGTGAGGCATCCTGCGCCGCGAGCGCGCCCTCGATCACCGCGCGCGTCAGCGGCGCGGCCACCTTGCCACCGTAGATCGACTCCTCACGTGGATTGTCGATCTTGGCCAGCACCACGTACTGAGGATTCCTCGCCGGGAAGATGCCAACGAACGTGGAGGTGTACATCGCCGCGCCATAGCGTCCGTTGACCGTGCGACGCGCGGTGCCCGACTTGCCGGCCAGGGAGAATGTGGTCACGCTGGCGTCCACCGCCGTGCCGCTGTCCACCACGCTCTCCAGCATCGGCACCACCGACTGCGCCGCCGACGCGGCAAACACGCGGCGCAGCATGCGCGGCTGGTGTTCGTAGACCACACGATCGTCGGCGTCCCGGATCTCCTTCACGAGCGCCGGCTCGACGAGCATGCCGTTGGTCGCCAGAGCGCTGTACGCTGCGGCGAGTTGGAGCGGCGTCACGGACAGTTCGTATCCGATGGCGTGCGAGGCGTGCGACTGCGCCGACCAGAACCGTGGTTCACGCAGTCGACCACCCGATTCCGAGGGATACGGGATGCCGGTCGGCGTGCCGAATCCGAGGTCACGCAGCAGTTCGAAGACCTCGTCATCGGACAAACGCTCCGCAAACCGTGCGATGCCGACGTTCGAAGAAAAACGAATCACGTCGCGCAACGACATCGACCTGGCCTTGTGCACGTCGGTGATCACGCGGCCGTGCACCTCGTATCGGCCGTTGTAGGTGTCGATCACCTCGTCGGCGCCGGCACGTCCGAGTTCGAGGAGTCGTGCTGCAAAGAACGGCTTGAGCGTGGATCCCGGCTCGTACGCCTCGATAAACGCGGTCACGCCGCCGGTCCGACCCCCAGGCCGCTGGCCGGAGAGGCAGCGGATCTCGCCGGTGCGCGGATCGAGGACCACGACGTCTCCGCCATCGGCTCGCAATCGCGCGACGGCATCCTGCAGCGCCTTGTCGCAGATGTTCTGCAGCGTCTGGTTGATCGTGAGTCGGACCGTGTGCCCGCGCGCCGGCGGCTCGTCGAGCATGTCCGGCGACTCGTACCGCGCGCCCCGCAGGCCCTTCACGGCGCGCGTCCGACCCTCCGCGCCCAGCAGCAGGGAGTCGAGGTGCAGTTCGAGCCCCGCCGCTCCGCGTCCGTTGGCACCCACGGCGCCAAGCAGCTGTCGCGTACCCGGCGAGCGCACGTAGACCCGATCCCCGACCGACGTGACATGCACGCCGTTCATTCGGACGAGCGACGCCACGCGCGACGGCAGGAAGCGATCGCGCAGTTCAACCCACTTGCGCGTGCGATCCGTGGCGCGCCGGACTTCGGCCGGCGCGATCCCGGCGGCCGCCATCGCCTTCTTCAGCGCGGGCACGTTCCTGACCTCGCCAATCGCCACCGAGAGGCGTACCAGCTCGCGGCTGTAGGCGATCGGGACGCCGTTCGCATCTTCGATGTCGCCGCGCGGCGCCGGGATGGACGCGACGGCGAACTGCTGGCGCACCGCGGCCTGCGCCCACTTCTCATGCTGCCACAGCTGCACGTAGCCGGCGCGCGCAACCAGCGCGATCGCGAACGCGACGAGCACGGCATGCACCACCTGGGAACGCCGCAGCGGGCGCGGCGCTTCAGGATTGTCCACGACGCGTCACCGGCTTGGGCAGTTGAAAGATCCGGCTCGGATCGGGGCGATGCAGGCCGAGACGCCGCTCCACCAGCGGCTGCAGGCGCGCGAGGCTCTTGGCACTCCCCACGTCAGCCACGAGCTTCGCGCGCTCCGACACGAGCGTGGCCCGCTGCCGGTCCAGGCTGTGCAACGCGCGCGCGCGCGTCGCGCCGACCGTGCGGCGAGCCACGACGATGCTCGCCACGACGACGAAGCCGATGAGCACCAGCGCGATGCGCGCCCGCGCGCGCGGCGCTACGCGGCGCTTCGCCATACGCGGAGATGCGCACTTCGCGCGCGGGGATTGGCGGCCACCTCGTCGTCGCGCGCCACGATCGGCTTGCGCTGCACGAGAGCGCCGCGCGCCTGCCCGCCGCACGTGCAAACCGGCTGCCGCGGCGGGCACGTGCAGCGTCGACTCCATGCCTGGAACGCGTGCTTCACGAGCCGATCCTCGCCCGAGTGATAGGCGATGACGGCAAACCGTCCCTCGGGGAGCAGTCGATCGCGCAGGGCTGGGAGCGCCGCGGCGAGGCCGGCGAGTTCGTCGTTGACGGCGATGCGCACGCCCTGAAAGAGTCGCGCGAAATCGGCCGGCCCGGCGCTCGGCCCGAGGACGGCGCGAATGGCACCAACCAGGTCATCACTGATGGCAAACGGGGTTCGCTCACGTCGGCGCTCGATCTCACCCGCCAGTCGTGACGCCCTCGGCTCGTCGGCGTAATCAGCGAACGCGCGTTTGAGTTCGGCCCGGGGAGCTGCATTGAGCCATTCCCCTGCCGTGGCGGTCGAGTCGGCGCCCATGCGCATGTCGAGCGGAGCACCGCGCCGAAAGGTGAAGCCGCGGCCTTCGTCGTCGAGCTGGTGCGACGACACTCCCAGATCGAGCAGGATGCCGTCGAACATCTCGCCGTCCAGGTCGTCCACGAGATCCAGGTCCGCGTAGTTCCCGAGACGGACGCGGAGCTGTCCGCTCTGGATGTAGGGTGCGAGTCGCGTTGAGGCTTCGGAAACTGCGGCGGGATCCCGGTCGATGGCGCTGACCCGGACACCGCGTTCGAGGAGGGCAGCGGCGTGCCCCCCTCCCCCGAGCGTACCATCCAGGACGTGCCGTGCGTTGCCAAGCTGGTCAACGACCTCGCGCGCGAGTACCGGTGCATGATACGCGCTCTGCCAGTTCATGCTGCCGGTGTCAGGACGGGTCATACTAAAGCCGAGGTGTCTGATGCGTCAAGTAATTGTCACGAATGGAGTTATACACACGCCGTGCATGGTCCGCACACACGTCGGGAGGGGGAGCAAGGGTCACGGAGGGGCGTAGCGAGTCGCT
Protein-coding regions in this window:
- a CDS encoding UDP-N-acetylglucosamine--N-acetylmuramyl-(pentapeptide) pyrophosphoryl-undecaprenol N-acetylglucosamine transferase, with the protein product MRVFFTGGGTGGHLYPALAIARALVQVRPDVEPHFIGARRGLERDVLPSTGFPHTLLDLYPLYRAAPWRNVATLRGLVSGWRTVAGLAASERPRLVVATGGYASSATLAYARVRGIPFVLQESNAFPGKTVVWFSRWAREIYASFPEVARRLPGQVRERVIDVGNPIEPPPAPRPDRGAARAEWGFDATVTTVALVVGGSQGSAALNALVDAWIAGGLPPGVGVIWGTGKAHYTGHAGRESSTVRVRPYLAPIAEAYAAADVAVSRAGSITAELCAWGIPMYLVPLPTAAADHQTANARALGDAGAAAWISEREATPAALNAFVQSLSSNPARRRELTEGALRRARPDAAHVIATRLDVLLRSRV
- a CDS encoding UDP-N-acetylmuramoyl-tripeptide--D-alanyl-D-alanine ligase, which gives rise to MSFWTLDRLAAALQSERQGAIPRGSTPLARVHTDSRTLAPGDVFVALRGDHFDGHAFVSDVVARGASALVVSDPRSVAGHGVPACVVRDTTAALGALASFRRRVWGGTVIAVAGSNGKTSTRELIAGALGGRLSVHATRGNLNNHIGVPLTLLAIPDHADVAVVEIGTNHPGEVATLQAIVGPDVAVVTSIGEEHLEGLGSLAGVLAEESAVFAGVPLAVAPASQPEVVDAARGRAGRVIAAGLDAGDVRPTAWGLDDEARGWFTLAEVRVSVPFVGLHNLRNALLAVAVARACGIADEDAAAGMAALRPPSMRSALETIGPFLVLNDAYNANPASAREALATLDAIATERPRVVVLGSMLELGPQGPDLHDDIARRALAGRARVIVGIGEFVHAFARVAPGDPRVISATDAEAAWPLLATRLPPDALVLLKGSRGTRLERLVPRLQERAGVPVEPAAAH
- the rsmH gene encoding 16S rRNA (cytosine(1402)-N(4))-methyltransferase RsmH — translated: MNWQSAYHAPVLAREVVDQLGNARHVLDGTLGGGGHAAALLERGVRVSAIDRDPAAVSEASTRLAPYIQSGQLRVRLGNYADLDLVDDLDGEMFDGILLDLGVSSHQLDDEGRGFTFRRGAPLDMRMGADSTATAGEWLNAAPRAELKRAFADYADEPRASRLAGEIERRRERTPFAISDDLVGAIRAVLGPSAGPADFARLFQGVRIAVNDELAGLAAALPALRDRLLPEGRFAVIAYHSGEDRLVKHAFQAWSRRCTCPPRQPVCTCGGQARGALVQRKPIVARDDEVAANPRARSAHLRVWRSAA
- a CDS encoding UDP-N-acetylmuramoyl-L-alanyl-D-glutamate--2,6-diaminopimelate ligase, producing MSALCSGEGLRLALHEAGLLVGVQGTLPVEIAGVSDDSRAVRPGWAFVAVRGSVADGHHWLRDASERGMGLAIVEDATGVSGPALLVRDSRQAAAVVGAAAYGFPARWLRVVGVTGTSGKTTTVSMLRHLLDGVIGRAASIGTLGVLIGGEGTPWPGGQGLTTPGPIELQRVLRALVDAGVRDVAMEASSHALDQRRVDGVAFTAAVFTNLSRDHLDYHATMEAYLAAKARLVSLVAPGGAVVVNADDDAWSALPAAPRVVRYGFGAGAPEVSAREMRFGPGGSSWMLTAGGETRPVQLPLIGDFNVANALGAAAAAWAIGIPLACIAERLSTLPQVPGRLERVLERPAVLRDYAHKPDAMERALDAVRPFAPQRLIVVFGCGGDRDRGKRPIMGGIAERKADLVILTSDNPRTEDPERILDEIEAGMTRRDHLRIEDRRAAIARALEEAGPDDLVVLAGKGHETYQIRGTTSHAFDEKAIVQELVSERRA
- the murD gene encoding UDP-N-acetylmuramoyl-L-alanine--D-glutamate ligase — encoded protein: MRDWTLGEVAVVGLGKSGAAASLLLARHGAKVYASDAADAPSTRERAAQVRAAGAEADTGRHDLDRIAGARVVVASPGVPPDAPPLVRARDAGVEVVSEVEVGLSALPNTRIIAVTGTNGKTTVTALIAHLLRAIGEDAEAAGNIGLALCDVAIREVQPAWIALEMSSFQLHDTPALAPVVGVLTNLAPDHLDRYASLEAYYADKALLFRNGGRGSRWVINADDPASLAMIDGVPGTVLRFSAAGRLGDAFLDRRHDELIVADEPLLARRDLHLLGVHNVANALAAALAVIAASDTHGSIGARAKLAAGLSSFQPMPHRLAPVGEFDGVQWINDSKATNVASALVALESMTRPTVLLLGGRHKGEPYTALLAGIARHCRHVIAYGEAAPLILRDLQGNAPVEQVTGDFHAVTRRAHQLAHRGDAILLSPACSSYDMFNNYEERGRAFAQAAELGRP
- a CDS encoding phospho-N-acetylmuramoyl-pentapeptide-transferase yields the protein MLYFLLSRFLDDVPPLRLITYISVRAAAAAVTALLLTFVFGPPLIRRLQALRVRQVVREGTPDTHQAKGDTPTMGGLIILACGVIPTLLWARFDNQRYVALALLVTVWMGGIGFLDDYLKLKQKREGKKNEGLVERYKLAGQVGIGFLLALILWLWPVSDLPGASTTIPFLKNVLLVPLTVGLGWIYVPWVTFIITGVSNSVNLTDGLDGLAAGLCAIAITTFAFFAYVMGRIDASAYLQLFYLRGSGELTIFCLSMVGACIGFLWYNTYPAQVFMGDTGSLALGGALGAIAVLLKSEFLLLFVGGVFAMETVSVILQRTMFKYRKARFGVEYAKANRVFLRAPVHHHFELKGWKESQVVVRFWILGIFCAFVALATLKLR
- a CDS encoding cell division protein FtsW produces the protein MSGTSHRDRWAMSAEARALVLVTAILTALGLATLFSASALVALQKGLPATTYFFQQLTGVLAGVVVFAIAAKVDAQRFEKWAWPMMITAIVLMIATLIPGVGRQILGSRRFLLNGSVQPAEFAKIAVVVWTAMLVLRKGEQRMRRLSKGLPAFLGVVGVLAAVAFVQPDLSMGMMFVLLMGIVLFAANVRIGHFIAVGVLAAPILWHELQKRHYALARIWSFIGSDKAPQQLTDQQYQSLIAVGSGGFMGTGFGSGRQQYGWVPMGMDDFIASTIGEEWGFIGFTLVILAFGLYTWLGFRIARQARTPFLRLVALGLTCMVAITAYVHLGVVIDLLPNTGLTLPFFSNGRSNLVLTFLVTGILVNIGSARERIYGAAATDPSAGAS